A section of the Lampris incognitus isolate fLamInc1 chromosome 8, fLamInc1.hap2, whole genome shotgun sequence genome encodes:
- the LOC130116361 gene encoding rho GTPase-activating protein 22-like yields the protein MREGKEAASRTGSHLSHSAYRKLKRALSFRPRVFGQRLEETVLYEQRYGMRLVPLVVEQCVAFIQERGLHEVGLFRQSGQATVVKELQQAFDAGERPSFDSGTDVHTVASLLKLYLRLLPEPLVPYSRYQDFFICGKTLSSDRPQGLLELKRLLHELPVANFNLLSYISKFLNEVQSHSSSNKMSCQNLATVFGPNILRAKAEDPHSIIGGAAVVQLLMLELIREHQPLFSKVALLCSTHPQGGLHASPNAPRQHQYHPAACSRQLSLPLITERRGRGGSVSSHRVAGQPLDQDQPAQSNNEHHNSCVSTAATVSQKQTLGHRYTSSHPESYFCPLPSTSHSLPQHHNDKCSTVQLDQHCQSGQESYPVPNLKAEAPTSTPQEEQLLPDISKCRSMLLDWTDAQPDLGEVGPCYWSSSLRRAMQQEGVVPGTASGESSEAKDDSTMSVYDNLDSASPNNRIVEVTDGHIESTGEGMRTEEAVQTTDSSSSWSSCEILPLDESSCREDCIVGGSSSVMSQKFSSNQGSKDDNDEDDGEDDNSKDESDDEDEMNHHNSPASGSASCSVPSDAPLSTGSSEVFLPSGPLELQELQPQPEPQDVHALLAELQEQITKQRAEYQARIKRLEECNKVLQEQVVVLSASLEQQKRWHSVAEIKMRNVERARVAADRRNATLQREMEQFFKMFGEISGEEKKGGRIVQSF from the exons ATGAGGGAGGGTAAAGAGGCAGCGAGCAGGACAGGGAGTCACCTGTCTCACTCTGCCTATAGGAAGCTCAAGAGAGCTCTCAGCTTCAGACCGC GTGTGTTTGGTCAGCGTTTAGAGGAGACGGTGCTGTACGAGCAGCGTTATGGGATGCGTTTGGTACCTCTGGTAGTGGAACAGTGCGTGGCCTTCATCCAGGAGCGAGGCCTGCATGAGGTGGGCCTGTTCCGGCAGTCTGGACAAGCCACCGTTGTCAAAGAGCTGCAGCAAGCCTTCGATGCTGGGGAGAGGCCCTCTTTTGACAG TGGCACAGACGTCCACACTGTGGCCTCCCTCCTGAAGCTTTACCTCCGTCTGCTCCCAGAGCCACTGGTGCCTTACAGCAGGTACCAAGACTTCTTCATCTGTGGCAAGACGTTGTCCTCCGACAGGCCACAG GGTTTGTTGGAGTTGAAGAGACTTCTGCATGAACTTCCAGTAGCAAATTTCAACCTGCTCAGCTACATCTCCAA gtttctgaATGAGGTCCAGAGCCATTCCAGCAGTAATAAGATGAGTTGTCAGAACTTAGCGACTGTGTTTGGACCAAACATCCTCAGAGCCAAAGCTGAAGATCCACACAGCATTATTGGAG gtgcagctgtggtgcagctgcTGATGTTGGAGTTGATTAGAGAACATCAGCCTCTTTTCTCCAAAGTAGCTCTGCTCTGCTCCACCCACCCTCAGGGAGGTCTCCATGCATCACCAAATGCACCCAGACAGCATCAGTATCACCCAGCCGCCTGCTCCCGGCAGCTTTCTTTGCCTCTAATCACAGAGCGCCGGGGAAGAGGGGGGTCTGTTTCCAGTCACAGAGTCGCCGGACAGCCCCTCGACCAAGATCAACCAGCCCAGTCCAATAATGAACACCACAACAG CTGTGTTTCCACTGCTGCCACTGTCAGCCAGAAGCAAACTCTTGGTCATCGGTATACATCTTCTCATCCAGAGAGCTACTTCTGCCCATTGCCCTCAACCAGCCACTCCCTCCCTCAGCATCACAATGACAAATGCAGCACAGTCCAACTGGACCAGCATTGCCAAAGTGGACAAGAGTCATACCCAGTTCCAAACTTGAAAGCTGAAGCCCCCACATCCACCCCTCAAGAGGAACAGCTGCTGCCTGACATCTCCAAGTGCAGATCAATGCTTCTTGACTGGACAGACGCACAGCCTGACTTAGGAGAGGTGGGGCCTTGTTACTGGAGCTCTAGTTTAAGGAGGGCTATGCAGCAAGAGGGTGTTGTACCGGGCACAGCAAGTGGGGAGAGCAGTGAGGCCAAGGACGACAGCACAATGTCTGTTTATGACAACCTGGACAGTGCCTCCCCCAACAACAGGATAGTGGAAGTGACTGATGGCCATATTGAATCCACTGGGGAGGGCATGAGGACTGAGGAGGCAGTACAGACCActgactcctcctcttcctggtCCTCCTGTGAGATACTCCCATTAGACGAGAGCAGCTGCCGGGAAGATTGCATCGTGGGAGGGAGTAGTTCTGTCATGTCACAAAAGTTTTCCTCCAACCAGGGATCCAAAGACGacaatgatgaggatgatggTGAAGATGACAACAGCAAGGATGAgagtgatgatgaagatgaaatgaACCACCATAACTCCCCGGCCTCCGGTTCAGCTTCCTGTTCTGTCCCCAGTGATGCTCCTCTTAGCACAGGCAGCTCAGAGGTTTTCCTCCCTTCTGGACCTTTAGAGCTTCAGGAGCTGCAGCCTCAGCCAGAGCCCCAAGATGTTCACGCTTTACTGGCTGAGCTCCAGGAGCAGATAACCAAGCAGAGGGCTGAGTACCAGGCCAGGATCAAAAG GTTGGAAGAGTGTAACAAAGTCCTCCAAGAGCAGGTGGTGGTACTGAGTGCTAGTTTGGAGCAGCAGAAACGCTGGCATAGTGTGGCCGAGATCAAGATGCGCAACGTCGAGCGAGCCCGGGTTGCCGCAGACCGCCGCAATGCCACTCtacagagagagatggaacaGTTCTTCAAGATGTTTGGAGAGATCagcggagaagagaagaaaggagggCGCATTGTACAGAGCTTTTAA